A window of Nicotiana tabacum cultivar K326 chromosome 24, ASM71507v2, whole genome shotgun sequence contains these coding sequences:
- the LOC107776245 gene encoding zinc-finger homeodomain protein 9-like, translated as MELTCGSNPTKSTPDSENDTPPLIKPLSFSNGILKNHHFYHHQQPPSAAVTYKECLKNHAASIGGHAVDGCGEFMPSPDSTPSNPTSLKCAACGCHRNFHRREPAEDSSPTHFPSHFINFRHHILPPIRRFSPSSSSSPPPPFQPQPITPKVEHNPSGRKRFRTKFTQQQKEKMHSFSEKLGWKLQKCDEAKVEEFCNEVGVGKGVLRVWMHNNKNTFAKKEELQNGNNNSNGFNIHGSSSNEDHNNCGLHLHISTNGSSSS; from the coding sequence ATGGAATTAACTTGCGGCAGCAACCCCACCAAAAGTACTCCTGATTCAGAAAATGATACCCCACCACTAATTAAGCCTTTGTCTTTTAGCAACGGCATACTCAAGAACCACCACTTCTACCACCACCAACAACCGCCGAGTGCGGCGGTGACTTACAAAGAATGTTTGAAGAACCATGCAGCAAGTATAGGTGGACACGCCGTGGACGGTTGCGGTGAGTTTATGCCGTCGCCTGATTCCACCCCTTCAAATCCCACCTCCCTCAAATGCGCCGCGTGTGGCTGCCACCGCAACTTCCACCGTCGTGAACCGGCGGAGGATTCATCACCCACCCATTTTCCCTCCCATTTTATTAACTTCCGCCACCATATTCTTCCACCAATCAGGCGGTTCTCTCCCTCTTCCTCTTCATCTCCACCGCCACCGTTCCAACCACAGCCTATTACCCCAAAAGTAGAACACAACCCAAGTGGGAGAAAGCGATTTAGAACAAAATTTACACAACAACAGAAAGAAAAGATGCATTCTTTTTCGGAAAAATTAGGGTGGAAATTGCAAAAGTGTGATGAAGCTAAGGTTGAAGAATTTTGCAATGAAGTTGGAGTTGGTAAAGGAGTTCTTAGAGTTTGGATGCACAATAACAAGAACACTTTTGCTAAGAAAGAAGAGTTacaaaatggtaacaacaatagTAATGGGTTCAATATCCATGGCAGCAGCAGCAATGAAGATCACAACAACTGTGGACTTCATCTTCATATTTCCACTAATGGGTCTTCTTCATCTTGA